In one Gammaproteobacteria bacterium genomic region, the following are encoded:
- the folP gene encoding dihydropteroate synthase has protein sequence MLKSKNKILRLDTPKIMGILNVTPDSFSDGGRFNNHQQALVQVEKMLNDGATIIDIGGESTRPGAPDVAVAQELDRVIPVIEAIATRFDCWISIDTSKAPVMAAAVNAGADLINDVRALQEPDALSVAAQLDVPVCLMHMQGQPRTMQAAPKYDELISQIIVFFEQRIAACEQAGIKKEHIIVDPGFGFGKTMGHNFSLIKHLTAFEALGLPILAGLSRKSMFDHLLSRAPNERLAASLAGALLCAQQGAKIIRVHDVKETADVIKVLAATQQAV, from the coding sequence ATGTTAAAAAGTAAAAATAAGATCTTACGGCTGGACACCCCGAAAATAATGGGGATTTTAAATGTCACGCCCGACTCATTTTCTGATGGTGGCCGCTTTAATAATCATCAACAAGCACTTGTTCAAGTTGAAAAAATGCTAAACGATGGTGCTACCATCATTGATATTGGTGGCGAATCAACCCGTCCTGGTGCACCCGATGTAGCGGTTGCACAAGAACTGGATCGAGTTATTCCGGTGATTGAAGCCATTGCGACACGGTTTGACTGCTGGATTTCAATTGATACCAGTAAAGCACCAGTGATGGCTGCGGCTGTTAATGCCGGCGCTGATTTAATTAACGATGTTCGGGCACTACAAGAGCCTGATGCTTTATCTGTCGCAGCGCAGCTCGATGTGCCCGTGTGCTTAATGCACATGCAAGGGCAACCGCGCACTATGCAAGCGGCACCAAAGTATGACGAACTAATTAGTCAAATTATCGTTTTTTTTGAGCAACGCATTGCAGCTTGCGAGCAAGCTGGCATTAAGAAAGAGCACATTATCGTTGACCCAGGTTTTGGTTTTGGTAAAACCATGGGTCACAATTTTAGTCTGATTAAACATTTAACAGCATTTGAAGCACTAGGTTTGCCTATTTTGGCCGGATTATCACGCAAGAGTATGTTTGATCATTTGTTGTCTCGGGCGCCAAATGAACGTTTAGCGGCCAGTTTAGCCGGCGCGCTATTATGCGCTCAGCAAGGCGCTAAGATAATTAGAGTGCATGACGTTAAAGAAACCGCAGACGTCATTAAAGTGCTTGCTGCGACTCAGCAGGCAGTTTAA